DNA sequence from the Oncorhynchus clarkii lewisi isolate Uvic-CL-2024 chromosome 9, UVic_Ocla_1.0, whole genome shotgun sequence genome:
attgtttaacttgggtcaaacatttcaggtaaatttccacaagcttcccataataagtttggcccattcctcctgacagagttggtgtaactgagtcaggtttgtaggcctccttgctcgcacacactttttcagttctgcccaccaatgttctatgggattgaggtcagggctttgtgatggccactccaataccttgactttgttgtccttaagccattttgccgcaactttggaggtatgcttggggtcattgtccatttggaagacccatttgcgaccatgctttaatttcctgactgatgtcttgagctgttgcttaaaaatatccacataattttctcatgatgccatctattttgtgaagtgcaccagtccctcctgcagcaaagcacccccacaacatgatgctgccaccttcgtgcttcacggttgggatggtgttcttcagcttgcaagcctctccccttttccttcaaacataacgattgtcattatggccaaacagttctatttttgtttaatcagaacagaggacatttctccaaaaaatacgatctttgtccccatgtgcagttgcaaatcgtaatatggcttttttatgtcgattttggagcagtggtttcttccttgtctttcaggttatgtcgatataggactcggttTACTAtgggtatagatacttttgtacctgtttcctccagcattttcacaaggttctttgctgttgttctgggattgattttcacctTTTACACATaattacgttcatctctaggagacagaacgtgtctgcttcctgagcggtatgacggctgcgtggtcccatggtgtttatacttgcaaactattttttgtacagatgaatgtggtaccttcaggcgttgggAAATTGCTCTGAAGAAGGAACCAGACTTGTGATTTCttgctgatttctttggattttcccaagatgtcaagctaagaggcactgagtttgaaggtaggccttgaaatacatccacaggtacacctccaattgactcagatgatgttttaatcaattagcctatcagaagcttctaaagtcgtGATATCAtattctagaattttccaagctgtttaaaggcacagtcaacttagtgtgtgtaaacttctgacccactggaattgtgatgcagtgaattataagtgaaataatctgtctgtaaacaattgttggaaaaattacttgtgtcatgcacaaagtagatgtcttaaccgacttgccaaaactatagtttgttatcaagaaatgtgtggagtgtttgaaaaacaagttttactgactccaacctaagtgtatgtaaacttctgacttcaactttatGTGTTTCAAAACCATCATCAAAGCATTTTTTTTCATTCACATTTACCACACAAACCAAGGTATGAATGCTGttgtgtgcatgttttgttaaacatctgtataattactatttttgggattcacagacttcaccctccctacacctctgatgaatGTAACAGGAAACCTGTTCAATCACCATGCTCTGCAAAATCGTTCTGGCTATGAatacggagaacatcaacacattaacatcaacagccagaggatatacccattggacttggagctctgctgggagtttacctcacatttacatttttttattctgTGTTGCAACTAAAATCTAAATAAACACtgacaactaaaatattgtgTTATGGTTATGCGTATTATTATGAATAATAGGGGGCAGAGGGAGTTAAAAAATGTATGCCAAAAGGTTTTTCAAAAGGTTCTTCGAGGATCCATTAAGAGGGGTTCTTTGAAGAACTTACAGGGGTTCCTCCACAGTTTTAATTTGAAGAAacccctaaaggatactccagTAACTTTTAATTTTTAGAGTGCtccttctttccccctccctctgatCTATTTATCTccttgtccctcctctctctccctcctatttcgcccacctctctctcccctttctcaccTCCACAGACAGGATATTGACGCATAAATATGCATCAAAGGTATTGGCGCATAAGTCAACACATCGCATTCAAGGGAAAAAAGTTTGGGATCGAGCAGCAATGGGTTAATTGGTGAaagactcagacagacagacagacacatccactaacagacatacaggcaggcagactcacagacagacaaacagacaagcagagaggcaggcaggaagaCAAACTCTAAActcaaccctaaaccttaccctagcTTTGGGAAGGTTTAATCTTCCCAAATTATGCATATACATACTGGGAATAGGATATTTGAAGACAATCgacacaaaaaaaaaattgacGTCCATTGGACACAATGGTCTTGCAGTTATATAAACTCCGAGCCTTGTTATGAATTCCTGAATTAATTTTGAAGAAGATATTGATCaatttgtttgtaaatttacttgaaacttgaaactgtctgcctgcctaactgcctgcctgccttcagGTCTATCTATCAGCCGGCCTGGCagtctgtttctgtttgtctgtgtctgcctgtctgtctgtcagtcggCCTTtctgtgggagagaggagggagaaaggagggagagagatggagagagatgagaggagggggaggcaaggaaagaaagagggaggcagaatggaggggtaggagagagagaaaagggggagagtgagggaaggggagagagaaggagagggtgaaggagggatggggagagagaggaggaaggggagagagagagagagagagagagagagaggagaggagggggagagaagggcagGATATCTGCAGGTTCCATCAAGTTAAATGTAAGACTTTTTAAGACCTTTTTAATGCCACTTGAAATACAATTTAATACCAATTTTGAGGTCTGCGTACACCACAAACCTGATAAgatttccatatttttttaatgCAATCACCAATAGAAAAAATATGTAGGCTAATCATCTCCTAATGGCACGAATATCATAGACTAATACATTTGGTGCTAATTCACCAGCTGGGTaagtggaaactcaaaacacAGTAGCTAGATCACGACCTCTAAATGTAATTTACACTGGAAGTAGCCATGTTTTAATATAACAGTAAAGTAATTATGAATGTCCAATTTTTTTGTTGCTATCATAGCCTAATACCCAATGAGACCGATGTTCTCGCAGAGGCTGATGCGCTTTCACTCGCTCCAGAAAATGTTCCTGAAGTATTcgttaggggttcttcaaattgaaactgtcaGGGAACCCCTATACGTtttttgaagaaccccttttaatGGATCCTCAAATAACCTTTTGACAAACCTTTTGGGGTAAATGTTTTAACTacacataacaataacaacaacaacacaatattTTAGTTTTCAATGTTTCTTTAgattttagtggcaaagcagaTTAAAAAAATCCAAACatgaggtaaactcccagcagagctccaagtccaatgggtatatcctctggcctgttgatgttaatgtgttgatgttctccgtattcatagccagaatgattttgcagtgcatggtgatggaataggtttcctgttatatttatcagaggtgtagggagggtgaagtctgtGAATCCCAAAAATAGTAGTTATACAGATGATTAACCAAACATGCACACAACAGTATTAATACCTTAGTGTTTGTGGCAAATGTAAATGAAAAAAACTGTATTATGgacataccttgtccataatgtagaggcctatgggatatttattgaagaggtaagggaggaggatggtaaatCTGATCTGCATAACATACCAATACCAATTGGCATAACTTTGTATGTCTCCTCATCTGTatacctgcagacacagacacaaaattgagctgttcagtcatctgcacccaatacagctagcctgcacccaatacagctaacatattcttatagcctacagcACATAATTAttacctctttgttgattgatatccattgaattgtatccaTTTTCTCttttagaaagatttgcacaaatatgaaaagatagaTGATATCATCAGAAAACAATATCAATTTAGATCATTCAAGGGATAaaccctgtcacgccctgaccttagagagccttgtttattctctatttggttaggtcagggtgtgacttgggtgggcaaatctatgtttctatttctttgttggcctagtatggttcccaatcagaggcagctgctgTCATGGTCtatgattggggatcatacttaggcagccatttttcccaccttagattgtgggatcttgtttttgcataGTTGCTGTCTAGCCCTGCAGAACGATACGTtcggttttgtattttgttgttttgtctgagttcagtattaaaaatcatgaacactttccatgctgcgctttggtctcattcatCTAACGATGGACGTAACAcaaaccttaaccttaaattGAAGAGATCTTTAAATGTTTCAGTTAAGTGCCGgcacctgctgtcctttcaaatccaaatgtttcagttgggcagttaggtttctgcaagaacccccaccaactaaggaggttcctcgatgaaccccacctcctatggggttcttggaagGACCTTTTGGGGGCAattttcagtgccaagaaccttaaggttcttcaaagaactttgGGGATCTTAGAAGAACCCTAATGTTTAGAGTGTATCAATATCTGGGTTGTAAAATAGACAGctgagaaataaaaaaaaatataactgCACACAGCTGATTATGAAGATAATGCACTTTACTGTTTGAACAAATCATttaatagttaaatagttaactagctagctaacgagtGCGCTAACTAGCCAAGCTACAAGCAATGCTTCGAATTGGCTATCTATTTTGTAGCCTACCTTACTTCCTGTGCTCTCTCATCTGGCAATGTCTGACTTGCAGTGGCACACGCACATCACACGCACACAAAGAGTCTTAGGCTACACGTGGAGTTCTCAAGTATCTTGAAAATGCGCCTCAGGAGTAGGTTATCAtttgatgttttttattttatttgtatttttacagaTTTTGCCATGGTGGCAACAATTAAGCAGCTGCACAACATAGCGGAAACACTGAAGTCATCTCCGGGTGCATTTTTCAAGACCATTGAAAACTGAATTTAAGACAATTTAAAACGTTTTAAGGACACACTGGCACCCTGGAGGGAAAGGAGGAAAAGAGaatggaagggggaggagagagagagagaaagaaagaagggggagagtgaaggagggagggggagagagaggaaggaggggagagagccaacatacagacagaggtgggagtaggagagagatgagaggaggaggaggcagggaaagaaggagggggagagaatggaggaaggaggaggtagagagagaacgggacagtgagggaagggagggaggagggagaggtgaaggagggagagggaaagggagaaagagagaaggggaagagtaagggaggggtgagaggtgagagagaggtggagagggtgagggagaggagaatgagggaggtaacgaggaggtagaggaagatagagagagagaaacatgggatAAATGAGAAAAACGTCAACCCTCtgacactcatcttttcccattgactgcaaGGTACTGAGAAAAGCGTCAACCCTGTGAAACTaatcttttcccattgactgcaatATATTGAGAAAAACATCAACCCTGCAACACTCACCTTTTCCCATCGACTgataacatttgacattttttgcATAAACGTGCCAAGATGACGTTTTCCTATGACATCATGTCGATGTCAGCTTGGCTGATGAGCTCAACTCAAAACACCCAATGAGCggaataaaaaaaacaagtgcATTTGATTCCAGCTTCATCACTGGCATTTTTCATGTTTTAGCCTGTTTTTTTGTAATATGTGAAGAAGTGATTATAATAATCAGTTACAATATATATTTCAGGTGACAATAGATGTGTTCGCAAATAAAATGTTCTCCCTCATTTCATAATTACCTTCATTTGAGTTCCGTTATCTAGCGTATTGGCATAAGTTATAATCAAAACATCATATGACCATATAATGTCAGACGACTTATTTCAATATAGCCTAGTCGTCTTTCACAAAATAGCTTATTGAACTGATATAACAAATACAAAAGTTTTGCATACTGTAATTCAATGAGGTAACAGTTACCAAGAAAATCATGCACTGTGTTGGGGCGGGGCAGAAATCAGTTAGTTGTAAGTGAACAACACATGGGCACTGACTGAGACAGCTTTCTGATGTCGCGGAGCGCTGAGAGGGAGGCAGCAGCCGATGGAGAAGGGTTGCCTGTCATGCTATAACAGTGTTTATGTACAAGGCAAGGTGGCATCTTCGTTTAGTCAATTAACCAGATATATGTTTGGTGATTTTCTCTTTGAAGAAGTCTTATTTGGCATCTAATTCGGGAGATGGCATTTAATCCATTCCTTCACCATTGTGTGCATTTTCATTTTGGCAATGTCAATACTGCCTATTTATCTTGGACCTGATATTTTCTGATGGACTCTATATGCATAAAATGACTACTTCTCCTTGAATCGACCATTCTGGAATAACACTAACCACATAGACGGGATGGGATCGTTTAATTCAAGCGGAGTTGACGCGTTCCCAGTTTTcaatttaaattcctcatcagAAAGTCCATATACTTTGGCTACTATAGCGAGTCTTGCAGCACTTGTAAGTTGTCTTATTTTGTTTACAGTGGTCGGTAACGTCCTGGTTGTAATTGCGGTGTTAACAAGCCGGGCACTGAAAGCACCCCAGAACCTGTTTTTGGTTTCCTTAGCCACAGCAGACATTCTGGTCGCCACTTTGGTGATGCCTTTTTCTCTGGCAAACGAACTTATGGGCTATTGGTATTTCGGGAAAGTTTGGTGTGGAATTTACCTTGCTTTAGATGTCTTATTTTGCACTTCGTCCATTGTCCATCTGTGTGCAATCAGTTTGGACCGTTACTGGTCCGTTACGCAAGCTGTTGAATACAATCTCAAACGGACTCCTAAGCGAGTGAAATGTATTATCGTCATTGTATGGCTTATATCTGCGATGATATCTTCTCCTCCGTTAatatcaatagacaagaacaatgATAACTCTCAGTACCCAGGATGTGAGCTGAACAATGACACTTGGTACATCCTTTCCTCTAGCATTGCGTCATTCTTTGCTCCTTGCCTAATCATGATATTAGTATACATTAGAATATACCAAGTGGCCAAGACAAGGACCAGGGGCATGTCGGAGAAAAAACATGGTCCTGGTGAACCTACAATGACTGAGAATGGGTTAAGCAAAGCCACCTCGTGCAAAATCAACGGGGACAAAGAGAACGGGCACTGGCAGTGCCCTTCCACACCCACCAGCATGAGGACAACAGGGGTCCAAGACGAGGTGGACCTGGAGGAGAGCTCCTCCTCAGAGGGCAAAGGTCACCCCAAACCTCAAGACCTGAACCATAAGAGGGCCAAGAGAGCCAGCCGGAAGAACAGCGCCATCTCCAAACACTCCAGCCGAATCTCCAGAGCCAGCAACAAATCCATGGACCTGTTCGCTtccaggaggaagaagaggaggaggagctctGCGTCCAGGAAAAAGGTATCCCAGGCCAGGGAGAAGAGATTCACCTTTGTGCTGGCGGTGGTCATGGGAGTGTTTGTGGTGTGCTGGTTCCCATTCTTCTTCAGCTACTGCCTGCACGGAGTGTGCGGGGACCCCTGTAAGATCCCTGATCCCCTCTTTAAGTTCTTCTTCTGGATCGGTTACTGTAACAGCTCCCTCAACCCCGCCATCTACACTATCTTCAACCAGGATTTCCGGCGCGCCTTTCAGAAAATCCTTTGCAAGTCTTGGAAAAAATCCTTCTAGATATGTAATAACAAGAGGGACAAGCCAGGACTAAATATCCCTTGAGGTGACAATGTCAATAGCATAAATGTATGAAATTTACCATGGGAATATCAATGTGAAAgcagacatttttttaaatttggcCCATGGAACAATGCAATGTGCATACTGTACTTACAGTGGACAGACACATTGTCATGCTGTAACTCAATTGAGTCAGAGCATAATACTGAACTACGTCTTCATATCCCCTCACAGGCAACTCTCTAGTGCTTTTAACCTACTTGTTTCTCTTACCGGCCTTCATATTTTCCATCCACGTTTAGTGTGTGCTTAGTGGTTCCCAGAATTAGATGTACTGAAGTGTGTCGCAAGGCTTTAACTCAATGTCATGTTAGATATCCAGTACTCCTGAGTCCTTTACAAACAAAGTGACAGCAGGTAGCATTTCCAGGTTGATCATGCTAATGCAAAAAACACAGGGGAGCTAGCCTGGCGCATCTGCAGTTTAATCCAAAATACTGCATGTTTTCATGGGTAATGCTTTCCCTACGGATTACAAGTGGTTGAGGTGTTGAGGGGTGACTATACCTGGGCtgtccaaccctgtttctggataACTACCCcttgctttgttttttttgctccaagcccag
Encoded proteins:
- the LOC139417188 gene encoding alpha-2 adrenergic receptor-like isoform X1, with product MGSFNSSGVDAFPVFNLNSSSESPYTLATIASLAALVSCLILFTVVGNVLVVIAVLTSRALKAPQNLFLVSLATADILVATLVMPFSLANELMGYWYFGKVWCGIYLALDVLFCTSSIVHLCAISLDRYWSVTQAVEYNLKRTPKRVKCIIVIVWLISAMISSPPLISIDKNNDNSQYPGCELNNDTWYILSSSIASFFAPCLIMILVYIRIYQVAKTRTRGMSEKKHGPGEPTMTENGLSKATSCKINGDKENGHWQCPSTPTSMRTTGVQDEVDLEESSSSEGKGHPKPQDLNHKRAKRASRKNSAISKHSSRISRASNKSMDLFASRRKKRRRSSASRKKVSQAREKRFTFVLAVVMGVFVVCWFPFFFSYCLHGVCGDPCKIPDPLFKFFFWIGYCNSSLNPAIYTIFNQDFRRAFQKILCKSWKKSF
- the LOC139417188 gene encoding alpha-2 adrenergic receptor-like isoform X2, which encodes MGSFNSSGVDAFPVFNLNSSSESPYTLATIASLAALVSCLILFTVVGNVLVVIAVLTSRALKAPQNLFLVSLATADILVATLVMPFSLANELMGYWYFGKVWCGIYLALDVLFCTSSIVHLCAISLDRYWSVTQAVEYNLKRTPKRVKCIIVIVWLISAMISSPPLISIDKNNDNSQYPGCELNNDTWYILSSSIASFFAPCLIMILVYIRIYQVAKTRTRGMSEKKHGPGEPTMTENGLSKATSWVQDEVDLEESSSSEGKGHPKPQDLNHKRAKRASRKNSAISKHSSRISRASNKSMDLFASRRKKRRRSSASRKKVSQAREKRFTFVLAVVMGVFVVCWFPFFFSYCLHGVCGDPCKIPDPLFKFFFWIGYCNSSLNPAIYTIFNQDFRRAFQKILCKSWKKSF